In Gossypium raimondii isolate GPD5lz chromosome 12, ASM2569854v1, whole genome shotgun sequence, a single window of DNA contains:
- the LOC105762956 gene encoding F-box/LRR-repeat protein 10: MGSWRVERLDQLPTALLATVMTKLDISSICSLAVTCRAFNSCASHILSFLPNFHILDISPSMELIKSLLPPNSHLQSLKLDCGQLNDSSIELLLRPSLQELCFHNCADFSGKLLSEIGSRCKDVRSLYLGSVAEKRGRAIHISDLEELLGGCTQLEELNLMFDLSLFLRHNFARVWALASKKLTSLEIGYISSVMVTELLSPNVGPHQYPNQIRPSILPAIQKLSLAVDYITDTMVGTISKGLALLTHLELRDAPLIEPRVTFDLTNSGLQQINQHGRLKHLSLVRSQEFLSTYFKRVNDLGILLMADKCANMESICLGGFCRVTDTGFKTILHSCSSLYKLKVCHGSQLTDLVFHDIAATSLSLTHVSFRWCNLLTNHAIKSLVRNTHLKVLDLRGCKNLGDEALAAIGSLCELKMLQLDNSDISDVGIAYLQHGIISSLVSLSVRGCKKLTDKCISVLFDGSSKLELQELDLSNLPNLSDNGVLALAKSRVPISELRMRQCPLIGDTSIMALASMQADDDRGHGSNLRLLDLYNCGGITQLSFRWLKKPYFPRLRWLGVTGSVNRDIVDALARNRPFLHVACHGEELGTDPWNNIDSSYMHDYEELDELEQWLQEGEWESDDEEMEDAEDDADVVV, from the exons aTGGGAAGTTGGAGAGTGGAGAGGCTGGATCAGTTGCCGACAGCCCTTTTGGCTACCGTCATGACCAAGCTTGATATCTCTTCCATCTGCTCTTTGGCTGTCACCTGCAGGGCTTTCAATTCCTGTGCTTCTCATATCCTCTCTTTTCTTCCCAATTTTCATATCCTT GATATATCGCCGTCTATGGAACTAATCAAGTCACTGTTGCCACCAAATTCTCACCTTCAAAGCTTAAAGCTTGATTGTGGTCAGCTTAATGATTCATCCATTGAGCTATTACTTCGACCTTCTTTACAGGAACTTTGCTTCCACAATTGTGCAGATTTTAGTGGAAAACTACTCTCTGAAATTGGATCACGTTGCAAGGATGTAAG GTCTCTCTACTTGGGCTCGGTGGCTGAGAAAAGGGGCCGAGCGATACATATTTCTGATTTGGAGGAATTACTTGGTGGTTGCACCCAATTGGAA gaattgaatttgatgtttgaCTTGTCACTATTTCTTCGTCATAACTTTGCTCGGGTTTGGGCTTTAGCTTCAAAAAAGCTCACTTCTCTTGAGATTGGCTACATTTCTTCAGTTATGGTGACTGAACTGCTTAGCCCTAATGTTGGACCCCATCAGTACCCAAATCAAATTCGACCATCGATATTGCCTGCCATCCAAAAACTATCTCTTGCTGTAGATTACATTACAGATACGATGGTCGGTACAATATCAAAAGGTCTCGCGTTATTGACACACTTGGAACTTCGTGATGCACCCCTCATTGAACCAAGAGTTACATTTGATCTTACCAACTCCGGCCTTCAACAAATCAATCAGCATGGGAGATTAAAACATCTTTCTCTTGTGAGGAGCCAAGAGTTCCTCAGTACTTACTTTAAGCGGGTTAATGATCTCGGGATCCTACTTATGGCTGACAAGTGTGCAAACATGGAAAGCATTTGCCTTGGTGGCTTTTGTCGTGTTACAGATACAGGGTTTAAGACAATTCTGCATTCTTGCTCAAGCCTGTACAAGCTTAAGGTTTGCCATGGATCCCAGTTGACTGATCTGGTTTTTCACGACATTGCTGCAACTTCCCTCTCTTTGACTCATGTTAGCTTCAGATGGTGTAATCTTCTTACCAACCATGCCATCAAGAGTTTGGTCCGCAACACGCATCTCAAAGTTCTCGACTTGAGGGGATGCAAAAACCTTGGGGATGAAGCGCTTGCGGCAATTGGCTCTCTCTGTGAATTGAAGATGTTACAGTTGGATAATTCTGATATATCCGATGTAGGAATAGCATACTTGCAACATGGCATTATTAGCTCATTGGTTTCGTTATCTGTTAGGGGATGCAAGAAACTTACAGATAAATGTATCTCTGTTCTATTTGATGGCTCTTCTAAACTGGAGTTGCAAGAGCTGGACCTATCTAATCTTCCTAATCTCTCCGACAATGGAGTTTTAGCTCTTGCAAAAAGTCGGGTTCCAATTTCAGAACTCCGAATGCGACAATGTCCACTCATAGGTGACACTTCGATCATGGCACTAGCCTCAATGCAGGCTGATGACGATAGAGGACATGGCAGTAATCTGCGATTGTTGGATCTTTACAATTGTGGTGGCATTACACAACTTTCATTCCGATGGTTGAAGAAACCGTATTTTCCGAGATTAAGATGGCTAGGTGTGACAGGGAGTGTAAACAGAGACATCGTAGATGCTTTAGCTAGGAATAGGCCATTCTTGCATGTGGCATGCCATGGTGAGGAACTAGGGACTGATCCGTGGAACAACATAGACAGTTCGTACATGCACGACTACGAGGAGTTGGATGAACTAGAACAATGGCTGCAGGAAGGAGAGTGGGAGAGTGATGATGAAGAGATGGAGGATGCTGAAGATGATGCAGATGTGGTGGTGTAA